Genomic window (Euhalothece natronophila Z-M001):
CTGATTTATTAGAGCGTTTGACGGCTCGGGGTTCGGTTTCGCCGCCACTCATAAAGCCAACGCCAATGGGCTTAAAGTAACAGTGGCGAGGGATATCATCTCTTAATCGTGCCAAGAATTGACGGGTGCTGTTTTCTGATTGCGTTCCCTGATTGAAACTGTAAACGGCGGTGAAATGATTTTCAACGTCAATGCTTATGCCAGTTCCTAGCACGGGGGTGTAAATTACCACATCATAATCTTTAATTGCCTGATTGATCAGGTTGGCAATCCCAAAAGCCTCATGTTCGGGATTAGCAACGGTTTCCGAGTCAATTCGTAAAACCTTCAGATGGGGATATCTTGTCTTGATGTAGGTTTCTACTGTCTGGCTTCCCCACTTGGAACTTGCTCTTTGGGCATCTATGGGAATTAGCACTTTAGAATCTGGATCATCTAATTCTAAAAGAAGGTCATGTAATAGAGCTTCTGGGGAGGGGTAATTATAAAGTTTTCTCCCTTTAGCTGGTTGAAAGTCGTTAACAATTACTTTCTGTTGACAGTGACCAGTGAGGGAAGAGATATAATTGAGACCGCGATCGCTGAGGTCAGCATCGGATAAAATAATCTGTTTGGCATTCTGGCAAAGGGTAGAAAGGTTGGCTAATACTTCCGTGCGGTGGTTAGCTACATCCGTCCCTGTGCTGGTGAGGGTGTGGGGAATCATTTGTTCTACCTCATCAATGATGAGGACAAAATCATCCCAGTTATGAGGATTGAAGTTAACCTGACTATTGCTGTGGAGGGAATCAGAACATAACGCTAACCCTAAAACTCCCCTGGTATCAGATACACGGAAGTTATAAGCGTTATCAATGCCAAACCGTTCCGATAAGGCTTCTACTAATTGGCGGCGGTGGGATAAGAGGAGAACAGGGATTCCAGCGTTGATATACTCTTGGACATAATCGCCAATTGCTTCTGTTTTGCCAGTGCCTTTGGGTGATTTAATTCCAAGGATTTTGGCAATACTATCAATATCATCCTTGGTTAGGAATTGTTTGTTTAGTCGCTGGTCAACATGGTTTAATTTTTGATTCCAGTAAAGCCACGCTGATAATGATAGCCGTTGTTCATAAACCTTCTTAAACCAATTAGCACCATTAAGCGCGATCGCGTCGTCAATGCCTTTTCCATCTTCGGGTTTCCAATAAAGGATGCTAACCTTGCCACCATTTTTGCTTAGAACCTTCCCTAATACCTCTTGGGCGAGTTCAACATTGCGACGGGTGCTGGCTTTCTCATCCTCATCAAAGGCAAGGAAAAATTCTCTTTTAACCTTGCACAGGGGTGTTAAGTGTCGGGTTAGTTCCTTACGGCGTTTCTCTTCTCCCTTAAAGTTAATAAACTTCTCAGCATCCTGATCGATCCAATTCCAGATCCCAGGAACGGCGACGCAAGGATATCCTTGGGTTAGAATGGACGCTGCTTTTTTGTATCCTTCTGTTACTCCTACAGAAACAGGATGAGTCTTAACTGATTCCCAGAAGCCCTCATCTAGTCTGATTAGAACGTTCAGGAGAGTTTTAGAGTCTTCACATTTTAGGTACTCAAAACCATCTTTCTTATTTCGTAGTTTCTGGGAAGTCTGATAAACATCCTCAATTGCTCCATTCTTACAATTTTCTCTAGTGATGGCTAATAGGCTATTGCTATCCTTAATTTCTTCCTTGTCTATTTCATCCTGTAGCCGTTTGAGAAAATCTTTCTGAAACTCATCATTCTTGCTCTTTGCGACAATTTTGGCACTATCAGCAAAGGACACAAGAGGGGCAAAAATTTCTGTGGCTCTCCCTCTGGGATGCTCGTATTTGATATGCTTCTGCTTCTGGCTATCCCAGCGTGGGTTTTCTGGTTTCAGGGTAATGAAGTCAGAATAACCTCCATTCTGTAAATCAGCACCCCGAGCACGCCAGCCACCATCATTAAGAAAATCATATTTCTTTAACTCGGAACGGCTAATCCGACCCGTGTTATCACGTTTGATGTTGTCTAGGTCAGCTAATAGCTCGATCGCCTCGTCCCGTGCGCCGTAGGGTTCAACCTTGAGGCTTCTTAAATTAAGCTCGATGATTTCATCTGAAATCCTGCTTCCTTTCCATTCATTCCGATGGTGAGGGTAGATAAAATTAGCCATTTGCCTCACCTCCCATCATTTGCGATTGGATGAGAGGGAAAGAATTATGGCAGGTTAGACCAAAATTCTGATTCCATGCTGGAATGGAGCTAAAATTGCTTCTGGTTTCCTTGGCTTGATGTTTGTTAACCGATACGTTATGATTGGTGTAGAGTAAAAGGTGCATATCTTAAATCCTTTTATTTTCGGTAGGGATAAGGGGGCGAATCGGCAAAAATTAGCCCTTTATCCTGCATCTATCCTAACAACTGAATATTTATTTTTCTCTCTTGGTAGAAGTAAAAAATCCATACATAAGTAATCCTAATTGCGCTTCAGAAAACAGTAAAGGAATGCTTATAATTCAAAAGGGGATTGCTTCCCCCTTAGCTCGTGGGAGGTTTGCTTATCTTTCTATCCTTTTCGATAGATTTCTAATCTATAGGTTGCTACCCCAGATTCACTTAGATAGGTTAAACTGTTTACCTCACCGCCCGTAACCGACCATCACTGCTACCAAAATAAACTACTCCCTCTGATACTGCTGGCGATAAGAGTTCCGGATAATCAGTTTGAAAGTTCCAAAGTTCTTGTCCCATCTCTATATCTAGGGCATAAAGGTGATTGTCATAGCTACTAAAATAAACCACTCCCTCTGATACAGCAGGGGATGATTCTACCAAAGACTCAGTTTGAAAATTCCAAAGTTCCTCTCCAGTATCCACATCTAGGGCATAAAGGTGATTATCAGCGCTACCAAAATAAACCACTCCCTCTGATACTGCTGGCGATGAGGATACCCAAGCATCAGTTTGAAAGTTCCAAAGTTCCTCTCCAGTATCCACATCTAGGGCATAAAGGTGATTATCAGCGCTACCAAAATAAACCACTCCCTCTGACACCGCCGGCGATGAGCCTACAAAAGCATCAGTTTGAAAGTTCCAAAGTTCTTGTCCCGTCTCTACATCTACGGCATAAAGACCATCAGCGCCAAAATAAGCTACTCCCTCTGATACAGCAGGGGATGAGGCTACCCGATCATCAGTTTGAAAATTCCAAAGTTCTTCTCCCGTCTCCACATCTACGGCATAAAGACCATCAGCGCCAAAATAAGCTACTCCCTCTGATACAGCAGGGGATGAGGCTACCCGATCATCAGTTTGAAAATTCCAAAGTTCTTCTCCCGTCTCCACATCTACGGCATAAAGGTGATTATCATGGCTACCAAAATAAACCACTCCCTCTGATACTGCTGGCGATGACCATACCGAAGCCTCAGTTTGAAAATTCCAAAGTTCTTCTCCCGTCTCTACATCTACGGCATAAAGACCATCAGCGCCAAAATAAGCTACTCCCTCTGACACCGTAGGCGATGACGATATCATCTGATCATCAGTCGGAAATTCCCAGAGAAGTTCATTAAATTCGGTGGGCCCTCCCCCTGGATATTCTCCTGTGCGTTGTAAGTTTCCTCTAAACATCGCAGTATTGGAGTCATCTCCAGGATGGGCTACTCCTTTGCCCCCTGAAGA
Coding sequences:
- a CDS encoding outer membrane protein assembly factor BamB family protein, which produces MKQWQFGLITAVSAIALIVGGVTIDTQFISSGGKGVAHPGDDSNTAMFRGNLQRTGEYPGGGPTEFNELLWEFPTDDQMISSSPTVSEGVAYFGADGLYAVDVETGEELWNFQTEASVWSSPAVSEGVVYFGSHDNHLYAVDVETGEELWNFQTDDRVASSPAVSEGVAYFGADGLYAVDVETGEELWNFQTDDRVASSPAVSEGVAYFGADGLYAVDVETGQELWNFQTDAFVGSSPAVSEGVVYFGSADNHLYALDVDTGEELWNFQTDAWVSSSPAVSEGVVYFGSADNHLYALDVDTGEELWNFQTESLVESSPAVSEGVVYFSSYDNHLYALDIEMGQELWNFQTDYPELLSPAVSEGVVYFGSSDGRLRAVR
- a CDS encoding plasmid replication protein, CyRepA1 family, with amino-acid sequence MANFIYPHHRNEWKGSRISDEIIELNLRSLKVEPYGARDEAIELLADLDNIKRDNTGRISRSELKKYDFLNDGGWRARGADLQNGGYSDFITLKPENPRWDSQKQKHIKYEHPRGRATEIFAPLVSFADSAKIVAKSKNDEFQKDFLKRLQDEIDKEEIKDSNSLLAITRENCKNGAIEDVYQTSQKLRNKKDGFEYLKCEDSKTLLNVLIRLDEGFWESVKTHPVSVGVTEGYKKAASILTQGYPCVAVPGIWNWIDQDAEKFINFKGEEKRRKELTRHLTPLCKVKREFFLAFDEDEKASTRRNVELAQEVLGKVLSKNGGKVSILYWKPEDGKGIDDAIALNGANWFKKVYEQRLSLSAWLYWNQKLNHVDQRLNKQFLTKDDIDSIAKILGIKSPKGTGKTEAIGDYVQEYINAGIPVLLLSHRRQLVEALSERFGIDNAYNFRVSDTRGVLGLALCSDSLHSNSQVNFNPHNWDDFVLIIDEVEQMIPHTLTSTGTDVANHRTEVLANLSTLCQNAKQIILSDADLSDRGLNYISSLTGHCQQKVIVNDFQPAKGRKLYNYPSPEALLHDLLLELDDPDSKVLIPIDAQRASSKWGSQTVETYIKTRYPHLKVLRIDSETVANPEHEAFGIANLINQAIKDYDVVIYTPVLGTGISIDVENHFTAVYSFNQGTQSENSTRQFLARLRDDIPRHCYFKPIGVGFMSGGETEPRAVKRSNKSVTKRNICNLTKLDNEALEFDSFGNHVNAYCSYVANHNLGLSAYREIVLEGLKREGYEIIQMQDIEEDDKKPLGKTVTTTRDINYDKETSAIAQIETPSDEELTKLESKHELTDSQRYQLRKGKMEKRYGVEADKELVEQDDDGLYPQLSLLFWLTVGRDQVEEADHQKAKKYADTTGGKGYSPDFNRTQNQAKVQVLEALRIPEILAMEGEEVTNSSIDWWWQHIQDICENKNAKTTVKQFLNLTISDKETPIRNLGKILNRVGYELAFSYQKGKNEGRERVYTVERITNKQDVIFSHWLQKVNDDLKSRNVVNFPKRLTSLINYINDDSIPFYGNKDRTLFNLLAKDDVQESVDDLRAIHPHVTNELASSLINELIESYEEVA